The DNA window ACAGTTTATTGGTATTATCAGCGCGAAAGAATTATCCGAGCAGAATATTCTGGCCCGCTCGCTGCAGCAACAAACGCCCCGTGATGAAATCCGCGTCGCTGATCTGATGATCCGTAAAACCGATTTACTGGCCTTACATTTTGACGAGGTTAACCAGGCCAGCATTGGTGATGTGGTGCAGTTTCTGAAAGACAATCATCAGCAGCACTGTCTGGTATTAGACGGCGACCTGCATCAGATTCGCGGTATTTTTTCCGCCAGTGATATTTCGCGGAAGCTTAAATTACCGCTGAACATTCATGAGCAAACCAGCTTCAGTAAAGTATTTGACGTGGCTTTCTGAAGATAAAAAAAGGCCCCGTTTCCGGGGCCTTATCCAAGACGAAATTACTGTATCAGGTAATTTTCATACTCTTTGCGCAAATCCACTTTCAGTAATTTACCGGTCGCGGTGTGCGGCAGGCTATCGACAAAAATCACCGCATCCGGCATCCACCATTTGGCGATTTTATCGCTGAGGAATTCTTTCACCTCGTCCTCAGTCACCTTACTGCCTTCTTTGCGGATGGCCAGCAACAGCGGCCGCTCATCCCATTTCGGGTGATGGGCACCGATCACACAACACTCCAGCAATTCCGGATGACCCACGGCCGCGTTTTCCAGATCAATGGAGCTGATCCATTCGCCACCAGACTTAATCACATCTTTGGAACGGTCAACAATGTGCATGTAGTTATTCGGGTCAATGGTGGCCACGTCACCGGTATCAAACCAGCCGTCGATAAAGCTGCTGCGGTCAGCATTTTTGTAATACCCGTTAATAATCCAGGGGCCACGCACCAGCAGACGACCAAAGGTTTTACCATCGCGCGGTAATTCCTGGTTATTGTCATCGACAATTTTCATTTCCACACCATACACAGGCCGGCCCTGCTTAGCCTGCAGGGCGTAACGCTGCTCCAGTGGTAATTGCAGGGTGTGAATATTGGGTGAGTTAACCGAGCCAATCGGGCTCATTTCGGTCATGCCCCAGGCATGAATCACAAAGGCGTCGTGCACTTCCTGGAATTTACGGATCATGGACAACGGCGCGGCGGCACCGCCAATCACCACGTTTTGCACCGAGTCCAGTTTTTTGCCGATGCTGTCCATGTGGTTCAGCAACATCAGCCATACCGTGGGCACACCGAGCAATAAATCGGGTTTTTCGGCTTCAATTAATTCCCACAGTGACGCGCCATCCATACCCGGGCCGGGGAATACCTGTTTGGCGCCGGTGATGGCCGCTGAATAGGGCGTACCCCAGGCATTGACGTGAAACATTGGTACGACCGGCAGGAAGCAGGAGGTCGACGCCAGTCCCAGCGCCTCTTCGCCAATGGAGGCCATGGCGTGCAATACAGTCGAACGGTGGCTGTACAAAACACCCTTGGGGTTACCGGTGGTGCCCGAGGTGTAGCACATACTGGCAGCGGCGCGTTCGTCAAATTCCGGCCAACTGAATACATCGCTTTCTGCGGCAATCAGCGTTTCGTAACAATGAGCATTCGGCAATGACGTGGCCGGCATTTTGTCTTCGTCGCACAGCACCACAAAGCCTTCGACACCGGTAATCTGGTCCTGAATTTTTTCCAGCAGCGGCACAAAGGTTAAATCGACAAAAATCCAGCGGTCTTCGGCGTGGTTAATAATGTACACCAGCTGCTCCGGGAACAGCCGCGGGTTAATGGTGTGCAGTACCGCCCCATAACCGGATACACCAAAATACAGTTCGTAATGGCGATAACCATTCCAGGCCAGGGTGGCGATGCGGTCACCCTGCTGAATGCCCCAGCGCTGCAGCAGGTTCGCCACTTTACGCGCCCGCACGGCAGCGTCTTTCATGGTGTAGCGGTGGATATCGCCTTCACAGCGACGGCTGACAATGCCCGCATCGGGGTGCGTGATTTCAGCGTGCTCAAGCAGACCGGAAATCAGTAATGGACGCTCCATCATCTGACCGAGCAAAGGTTGACCGGACATGGTTCTCTCCTGACTGTTATTGTTGTTCGGCTTTCACCATAAAAGGCGCACCAGCGGAACTCAAGTACGACCTTTGTTACGTTTTGTCAGGGTGGTAACGATAAATAAGACATTCGTCTTTTTTCGGCCCGTTAATTCGCCAGATTAATTCAAACCCCTGTTCCAGCGGCCGCAACTGCCCTGAATATAAGTCATTAATACAAAGATGATCCGCCACGCTGCGCCAGCAACCGTCCGCCTGTGGCTGCAGTTCAAATAAAAAGACCCGCTCACCACGCCGGCCATGCGACAGGCGGATGCCCTGCTCATTGCGTTGCCAGATAAAGCGGTTAAACATCGCTACCGGCACGCCGCCATCGGCGCAAAACTCGCCCTGCTCAATAAAATGCAGCTCGTCCTCAGCGTGCCATTCCAGCGTCACCTGCCCGTTACCCTGGCCGGCCCAGCCGGTTTGCGAGCGCGGACCCGGCTGCGCACTGTAGAAAAAAGCACCAACGGTCGCCAGCTGTTGCCACAACGGCTGGATTCGCTCATCGCTTTGCTGCATTCTGCGCCTCATTCAAAGATTACTGCGGTGGATTATCGGCTATGGCATTGTTGTGGGCCATCACCCTGTTATGGGCGTTTTCGTTTTCCCTGATCGGTGTGTATCTGGCCGGTCAGGTCGACAGCTATTTTGCCGTGCTTACCCGCGTTGTTCTGGCGGCTCTGGTATTTTTACCCTTGCTGTTACGCAACCCCTTAGCCCCAAAACTGGCACTGCAGCTGATGGGCATTGGCGCCATCCAGCTGGGGCTGATGTATCTGTTTTATTACCAGTCTTTTTTATTGCTCAGCGTGCCGGAAGTGCTGATTTTTACCATCTTTACGCCGGTGTATGTCACCCTTATTTATGATCTGCTGGAGCGCCGATTTCACCCTCGTTATCTAGTCAGCGCCGTGCTGGCGATTGGTGGTGCCGCCATTATGCGCTGGAATAATCTGAATGAAGATTTCTGGCAAGGCTTTCTGGTGGTACAGGGCGCTAATCTTTGTTTTGCCACCGGCCAGGTGCTGTACAAATACCGGCTGGAACATTGGCCACAAGCACAACAACCGGCGCAGCATAAAATATTCGGCTGGTTTTATCT is part of the Venatoribacter cucullus genome and encodes:
- a CDS encoding CBS domain-containing protein, with the protein product MSKLTLYPVSSVDELVYPEQAQHHTLESRALNFFTDFYNVEPLIIDDEVSAVDARNTMIRTHVRLKLVVDKNKQFIGIISAKELSEQNILARSLQQQTPRDEIRVADLMIRKTDLLALHFDEVNQASIGDVVQFLKDNHQQHCLVLDGDLHQIRGIFSASDISRKLKLPLNIHEQTSFSKVFDVAF
- a CDS encoding long-chain-fatty-acid--CoA ligase; amino-acid sequence: MSGQPLLGQMMERPLLISGLLEHAEITHPDAGIVSRRCEGDIHRYTMKDAAVRARKVANLLQRWGIQQGDRIATLAWNGYRHYELYFGVSGYGAVLHTINPRLFPEQLVYIINHAEDRWIFVDLTFVPLLEKIQDQITGVEGFVVLCDEDKMPATSLPNAHCYETLIAAESDVFSWPEFDERAAASMCYTSGTTGNPKGVLYSHRSTVLHAMASIGEEALGLASTSCFLPVVPMFHVNAWGTPYSAAITGAKQVFPGPGMDGASLWELIEAEKPDLLLGVPTVWLMLLNHMDSIGKKLDSVQNVVIGGAAAPLSMIRKFQEVHDAFVIHAWGMTEMSPIGSVNSPNIHTLQLPLEQRYALQAKQGRPVYGVEMKIVDDNNQELPRDGKTFGRLLVRGPWIINGYYKNADRSSFIDGWFDTGDVATIDPNNYMHIVDRSKDVIKSGGEWISSIDLENAAVGHPELLECCVIGAHHPKWDERPLLLAIRKEGSKVTEDEVKEFLSDKIAKWWMPDAVIFVDSLPHTATGKLLKVDLRKEYENYLIQ
- a CDS encoding DUF6314 family protein, translated to MQQSDERIQPLWQQLATVGAFFYSAQPGPRSQTGWAGQGNGQVTLEWHAEDELHFIEQGEFCADGGVPVAMFNRFIWQRNEQGIRLSHGRRGERVFLFELQPQADGCWRSVADHLCINDLYSGQLRPLEQGFELIWRINGPKKDECLIYRYHPDKT
- a CDS encoding DMT family transporter translates to MALLWAITLLWAFSFSLIGVYLAGQVDSYFAVLTRVVLAALVFLPLLLRNPLAPKLALQLMGIGAIQLGLMYLFYYQSFLLLSVPEVLIFTIFTPVYVTLIYDLLERRFHPRYLVSAVLAIGGAAIMRWNNLNEDFWQGFLVVQGANLCFATGQVLYKYRLEHWPQAQQPAQHKIFGWFYLGALAVVLPAWWLLGQPAYPTSNLQWSVLIWLGVVASGLGYFAWNLGATQVSSGQLAIMNNALIPAGLLVNLVLWNRDTDLLRLSAGAVIMLLALWLIRAWPPR